The window GCTAGTAGCGTTTCATGATTGCCTGATTCCACAATCTGACCTTTTTCAACCACTAAAATGTGGTCAGCATTGCGGATAGTGGCAAGACGGTGAGCAATGATAAAAGCCGTGCGATCGCCCATCAACCTTTCTAAGGCTTCTTGCACCAGGTTTTCGGATTCTGAATCGAGGGCGGAGGTTGCTTCATCCAAAATCAGAATGCGGGGATTGAGCAGAACGGCACGGGCGATGGCAATTCGTTGACGCTGACCGCCAGAGAGGTTGACACCGCGTTCCCCCACCCAGGCGTGGTATCCCTGAGAGAACTGGCTGATAAACGTGTGGGCATTGGCAACCTTAGCGGCTGCTTCCACTGCTGCCAGGTCAACGTGTTTTTGGCCAAACGCGATATTCTCTGCAATCGTGCCGGAAAAGAGCACCGTTTCCTGGGGGACAATGCCAATTTGTCGCCGCAGGCTTTTCAGGGTCACCGTGGCAATATCGATGCCATCGATCAGAATTTTTCCCCCTTGAGGGTCATAGAACCGGGGCAGCAAGTTCACCAGCGTGCTTTTCCCGGCCCCAGAAGAACCTACCAGGGCAATTTTTTCTCCCGGCATCGTCAGCAGATTGACCCTCCGCAAAACCGGCTCACCCGGCTGATAGCTGAAGGTCACCTCTTGGTATTCAACTTTGCCCGTCACGGCAGGGAGCGGCTTAGCCTGGGCGTGTTCTTGTACCGCAGGCGCGATCGCAAACAGCTCGAAAACCCTATCGACAGAGGCCTCTGCTTCTTTGAAGAGGGTGTAGTTCTCAGTGGTGTGGGTGATGGGATCGATCAGCAACAGACCCGCAGTAACGTAACTGGCAAAAGCCTCGCCCGTTAAATTCCCCAGGGCAATTTGCCAGCTCCCCATCAGAAACAGACACAGCACAATCCCTGCGTATAGCAGCCCTACCACCGGGTACTGTACTGCCAGCAGCCAGGCGGCCAAATATTTGGCCTGGCGATGGCGTTCGGCTTCCTCGGTGAAGCGCTCAATAGCGTAATCTTCTGCGGCAAAGGCACGAACCAGGCGAATGCCGCTGAAAACTTCCGTGAGCTGGGAAGATAAGTCGGAGACGAGATTTTGGCTGCGGCGAGAATAGGCCAACATGCGATCGCCAAACCAACCAACCAGTAAGGCCAAAACAGGCACTAATACAAACGTTGCCAGGGTCAGCTGCCAGTTGAGCCACAGCATATAAATCAGGATCACCCCCAGCTGCAGCATGCTGGGAATAAAGTCCTGAAACAGCTTTTTAATGACTTCACCGATGCGATCAACGTCTTCGGTTAGACGGTAGGTTAAATCGCCGGTTTGGGCCGTCTCAAAATAGGCCAGGCTCAGCTTTTGCAAATGGGTATATACCTGCACCCTGAGCTTAAAAGCTGATTGCAGGGCCGCCTTTGACATCAAAGAATCTTGCCCATATTGCCCTAGTTTGTGGATCACAAAGCCTGCGATCGTGACGGCTGCAGTTTGTGCCAGAGCAACGACTTTGCCCTGCACTAACAGCGATAACATGCGCCCAGACAACCAGGCCAAGACGGGCCAAAAGGCTGTGAAGACCAGGGTACACAACAGCGCATAGGTAATCGTGCGCCATTGTTCTCGAATGTAGGGACGAAGTTGCCAATAGCTAGACCGTCGTGCCAAGCGATCGCCTCGTTGAGATGCTGCCCCATCACGCTATCAGGTTCTGGGGATGCAGCGATTAGAGATCAGCATGATTTCTGAGCGGATTTCAGGTGTATGACAACCCGCATTTGTGCAGAACTCGCCAGATAACTCAACTGCCCTCTGATCAAGCGTTTCATTCATTCTTCTGCCCTCATCCTTCTGTCTTTTGCTATAGGGTAGGGACTGGCAACACCCTGTCTCTCATGAATTGCAAACCATGCCCACCGTTATTGTCGCCACGGGTAACCCTGGCAAATTAAGAGAAATGCAGACTTACCTGGCAGAACTAGGGTGGCATCTGGCGCTAAAACCGGATGCCATTGACGTGGATGAAACCGGCACCACATTTTTGGAGAATGCTCGGCTGAAAGCCTCTGAAGTGGCCAAGGCGACGGGGCACTGGGCGATCGCCGATGACTCTGGATTAGCGGTAGAGGTCCTAAACGGCGCACCCGGCATTTATTCCGCCCGGTATGGCACAACAGACGCTAATCGCATTGAGCGGCTCCTGAAAGAGATTGGCAACGCACCCAGTCGGGCGGCCAGCTTTGTATGTGCGCTTGCGCTAGCACGACCCGATGGCTCCATCGCCTTAGAAACCGAAGGGGTGTGCCCTGGAGAAATTGCCCATCAGCCTAGCGGTGAAGGGGGGTTTGGCTATGATCCGGTCTTCTATGTGCCTGCCGCAGGCAAAACCTTTGCAGAAATGACCCGCCCAGAAAAAGACCGCATCAGCCACCGGGGTGTGGCCTTTGCCCAGCTCATGCCCGCGCTGAAATCTCTGCAGCTTTCCTGAGGCTATCAAGGTAATTTACGCCGTGGCGAATATATAGCCTTGTTCAATTGAGTCCAGTACATCTGGGTCAAGACAGGGTCTAGGGTTTAGGGTCTAGGGTGTGCTTGATTAGCCTGCATACCGCTATAAGAACCTGACCCGCCTTCTGTCGCCGTAGCCCTCTCAAAACTTTACAAAAAGAGTTAGTGAACCGATGCGGGGACAATAGCGCCCAGAACTTGTGATCGTGTCTTCCAGCCAAATAAAAACCAGAGACAGCCTGATTCAGCCTTCTGAAAGCCGACGCTGCTGCCTCTGGTTTGCAAGTTACTCGTTAGACCGATACTCTAAGCTTCCCGATTTAGGAAAGCTTGAAACTGACCTAAAGCAGCCTTGCCAACGTTATAAAGGGCCCAGCTAGCTGCTAAGGCAACCGGAGCTAAAACCACCAGAATTCGCCAATCCATCACCAAACCTCCCATGAAATGACTTAATCAGTTGTCACAATTCTCTCATAATTCTTCTATAACATATCCCCTAGCTTGATGACAGATTTGAAATTTAGAGAAATCCCCTGTGAGTCCCTTTGCCCGCATGAACCAGGGCGAGTTGGTGATATTTCTTAGCATGTTCAATCAGGTCAGCCGCTTCATCCTCTGAAACGGGGCGAGCGAGCTTAGCTGGCAGACCAACAACCAGCGATCGCGGCGGCACAGACTTGGTTACCAAGGCCCCTGCGCCCACGATGCTACCAGCGCCTACCCGAACACCATTCAGCACAACGGCACCAATGCCAATCAGGCTACCGGCCTCAATATGGGCACTGTGAATCACCGCCCGATGGCCAACGGTGACATAGTCTTCTAAGACGGTTGGCTGCCCAGGATCCCCGTGCAAAATTGCCCCATCTTGAATGTTGCTATAAGGGCCAATATGGATAGCTGCCACATCTGCCCGTAACACCGCCCCGTACCAAATACTGACGCCTTCAGCCAAGGAAACCTCCCCAATGATGGTCGCTCCAGGGGCGACAAAAGCAGTCTGGGAAGTCTCCGGGGCAGCCCAAAAATTTCCTACAGTCGTCAAAATTGGAGCATCAAAATTGGGCATAGCTGGATGCTTTATGCAGAATGGACGGAAGGGAGGCAGTTCACCCCGTTATAATACGGCTACCGGACCTCGTCGGACTGTATCCATCGGCCCTTTGCTCAATGGTAAACCCAGCCCTGCAACACCCTATCTTTGGCCCGGACATTAAGTGTCCCCATTGCCGTCAGACGATCCCGGCATTGACCTTGACAGATACATACCTCTGTCCGCGTCACGGGGCTTTTGAGGCCAATCCAGAGACCAAAGAACTCGTACATTTGCAATCAGGCCGACACTGGCGGCAGTGGGATGGCGAGTGGTATCGCCAACACACTCACCCAGATGGCATTCGCTTTGAGATTCATGAAGCGCTTGATCGGCTCTATACCCAGGGTT is drawn from Leptolyngbya sp. SIO1E4 and contains these coding sequences:
- a CDS encoding ABC transporter ATP-binding protein, which codes for MARRSSYWQLRPYIREQWRTITYALLCTLVFTAFWPVLAWLSGRMLSLLVQGKVVALAQTAAVTIAGFVIHKLGQYGQDSLMSKAALQSAFKLRVQVYTHLQKLSLAYFETAQTGDLTYRLTEDVDRIGEVIKKLFQDFIPSMLQLGVILIYMLWLNWQLTLATFVLVPVLALLVGWFGDRMLAYSRRSQNLVSDLSSQLTEVFSGIRLVRAFAAEDYAIERFTEEAERHRQAKYLAAWLLAVQYPVVGLLYAGIVLCLFLMGSWQIALGNLTGEAFASYVTAGLLLIDPITHTTENYTLFKEAEASVDRVFELFAIAPAVQEHAQAKPLPAVTGKVEYQEVTFSYQPGEPVLRRVNLLTMPGEKIALVGSSGAGKSTLVNLLPRFYDPQGGKILIDGIDIATVTLKSLRRQIGIVPQETVLFSGTIAENIAFGQKHVDLAAVEAAAKVANAHTFISQFSQGYHAWVGERGVNLSGGQRQRIAIARAVLLNPRILILDEATSALDSESENLVQEALERLMGDRTAFIIAHRLATIRNADHILVVEKGQIVESGNHETLLAKGDRYAYLYTQQFQQ
- a CDS encoding TIGR02652 family protein produces the protein MVNPALQHPIFGPDIKCPHCRQTIPALTLTDTYLCPRHGAFEANPETKELVHLQSGRHWRQWDGEWYRQHTHPDGIRFEIHEALDRLYTQGYRATRVIIAQRYKDLVKAYLERSVPWRGKAESATPRLYGLPVEFSPSAAEEPCWDVINFSLEKEPGVPVRYPYFRLFE
- a CDS encoding gamma carbonic anhydrase family protein; the protein is MPNFDAPILTTVGNFWAAPETSQTAFVAPGATIIGEVSLAEGVSIWYGAVLRADVAAIHIGPYSNIQDGAILHGDPGQPTVLEDYVTVGHRAVIHSAHIEAGSLIGIGAVVLNGVRVGAGSIVGAGALVTKSVPPRSLVVGLPAKLARPVSEDEAADLIEHAKKYHQLALVHAGKGTHRGFL
- a CDS encoding photosystem II protein Y, which produces MDWRILVVLAPVALAASWALYNVGKAALGQFQAFLNREA
- the rdgB gene encoding RdgB/HAM1 family non-canonical purine NTP pyrophosphatase, which produces MPTVIVATGNPGKLREMQTYLAELGWHLALKPDAIDVDETGTTFLENARLKASEVAKATGHWAIADDSGLAVEVLNGAPGIYSARYGTTDANRIERLLKEIGNAPSRAASFVCALALARPDGSIALETEGVCPGEIAHQPSGEGGFGYDPVFYVPAAGKTFAEMTRPEKDRISHRGVAFAQLMPALKSLQLS